A genomic region of Bactrocera dorsalis isolate Fly_Bdor chromosome 3, ASM2337382v1, whole genome shotgun sequence contains the following coding sequences:
- the LOC105229709 gene encoding probable nuclear hormone receptor HR3 isoform X2 — protein sequence MYTQRMFDMWSSVTCKLEAHANNLGQSNVQSPGHNNSSGSIKAQIEIIPCKVCGDKSSGVHYGVITCEGCKGFFRRSQSSVVNYQCPRNKQCVVDRVNRNRCQYCRLQKCLQLGMSRDAVKFGRMSKKQREKVEEEVKFHKAQLRAQSDAAPDSSVFDTQTPSSSDQLHHNYNGYGGGYSSNEVSSPYGYGYSTSVTPQQTMPYDISADYVDSTTYEPRGTIMDSDFVSHADGDINDVLIKTLAEAHANTSTKLEAVHDMFRKSQDISRILYYKNLGQEELWLDCAEKLTQMIQNIIEFAKLIPGFMRLSQDDQILLLKTGSFELAIVRMSRLLDLSQNAVLYGDVMLSQEAFYTSDSDEMRLVSRIFQTAKSIAELKLTETELALYQSLVLLWPERNGVRGNTEIQRLFNLSMNAIRQELEANHAPLKGDVTVLDTLLNNIPNFRDISIMHMEALSKFKQQHPNVVFPALYKELFSIDSPQDLT from the exons ctcaaattgaaataattcCATGCAAAGTCTGTGGCGACAAGTCATCTGGCGTACATTATGGCGTTATAACATGTGAAGGTTGTAAAGGTTTTTTTCGCCGGTCACAAAGTTCTGTAGTGAATTATCAGTGTCCTCGCAATAAACAATGTGTTGTCGACCGTGTCAATCGCAATCGGTGTCAATACTGTAGACTGCAAAAGTGCCTACAATTGGGAATGAGTCGTGATG CTGTAAAATTCGGTAGAATGTCGAAGAAACAGCGTGAGAAAGTGGAGGAAGAGGTGAAGTTTCACAAGGCGCAGTTGCGAGCACAGAGTGACGCGGCGCCGGACAGCTCAGTTTTCGACACACAAACACCTTCGAGTAGTGATCAGCTGCACCATAATTACAATGG CTATGGCGGCGGCTACTCCAGCAATGAAGTGAGCAGTCCCTACGGTTATGGGTACTCGACATCGGTAACACCGCAACAGACGATGCCCTATGATATATCTGCGGATTACGTCGACAGCACCACGTATGAACCGCGTGGCACGATAATGGATTCGGACTTCGTCAGTCATG CTGATGGCGACATCAATGATGTTCTTATAAAAACCTTAGCCGAGGCACACGCCAACACAAGCACCAAACTCGAAGCCGTACACGATATGTTCCGGAAGTCTCAG GATATTTCGAGGATACTCTACTACAAGAATCTGGGCCAGGAGGAGCTGTGGCTAGACTGCGCTGAAAAGCTAACACAAATGATACAAAACATAATCGAATTTGCGAAACTGATACCCGGATTTATGCGATTAAGTCAGGATGATCAG ATTCTGCTACTGAAAACTGGATCATTCGAACTGGCCATCGTGCGTATGTCGCGATTGCTCGATCTCTCACAGAATGCGGTACTCTATGGTGATGTGATGCTGTCGCAGGAAGCGTTCTACACATCCGATTCGGACGAAATGCGTCTGGTATCGCGAATCTTTCAAACGGCTAAGTCAATAGCCGAACTGAAACTGACTGAAACGGAGTTGGCGCTGTATCAAAGTTTAGTGCTGCTCTGGCCAG AACGAAATGGCGTGCGCGGTAATACAGAAATCCAGAGGCTTTTCAATTTAAGCATGAATGCAATAAGACAGGAGCTTGAAGCGAACCATGCGCCCTTAAAGGGTGATGTGACTGTTTTAGATACATTGTTAAACAATATACCGAATTTCCG CGATATCTCCATAATGCACATGGAAGCACTGAGCAAATTTAAGCAACAACACCCGAACGTCGTCTTTCCGGCGCTATACAAAGAACTGTTCTCAATAGATTCGCCGCAGGATCTCACATAA